Genomic DNA from Ilyobacter polytropus DSM 2926:
TCTTTTCTTGATAAAAGAAAGTAACCAAAGAAAATCAAGAATTTTCAAATGTCTAGGAAGTATATATTTCTTTTATCGCCTTTGAGAGCTACAGTCCTCGGTACCCTGCGGAACTTATTCTGTAGTACGGCTGAGTGCAGGTTCTTTCCTGTATAAGCCCTGCGACTTGAAAATTCAAAAATAAGAATGATATAAACTTTAATAAAAAAATATGCACAGTTATTTCTTAAATTTCGACTATTCTTAATTCTGATTTTGTCAATGGCAGGGGAAGAAAATAAAAAACCATTCAAAAAGAAAGTACTCATGTTTTAAGTTCTTCTCTGTGTAACTCTTTTCTTGTCTCTGTGTCCTCTGTGGCCAAAATCTTTTGTCCTTATTCGTGTTAAATTTTTCTGTCTTTTATCGGTTTTCATTCGTGACAAAATCTTTTGACTCTATTATCGATTTTCTCTGTGCAACTCTATTCTTAATCTCTGTGAACTCTGTGACCAAAAGGTCTTGACCTTATTCGTGTTAATATTTTTAGTCTTTTATCAGTGCTCATTCGTGACAAAATATTTTTTTATTAACTAGGTTATTTACATACATCTTCTAAAGGGGTGTAGTGAAGGTCTAGATCTTTTGCCACCTGTTCATAGACGAGTTTTCCGTCGATTACATTGATTCCGTTGATTAATTCAGGATATTTTTTACATGCCTTGTGTATATCCATACCTGCTAGGGCTCTGGCATACTTCAGAGTTGCATTATTAAGTGCATAGGTAGAAGTTCTGGCAAAGGCACCTGGCATGTTTGCCACACAGTAGTGAAGGACATCGTCAACAAAGAAGATAGGTTCTGTATGTGTTGTGGCTTTAGAGGTCTCAAAACACCCTCCCTGGTCAATGGCCACATCAACTAAGACTGTTCCAGGCTGCATTTTTTTGATATGCTCTCTGGTCACAAGTTTTGGAGCCTTGGCTCCTGGTACGAGGACAGTTCCTATAACAAGGTCGGCATTTACTACAGCTTCCTCAATATTATGAGAGTTGGAATAGATGGTTTTTATCTTGTTTCCGTAAATATCGTCTAAATATCTTAATTTGTGAATATCAAGGTCTATGATAGTGCAGTCAGCCCCTAAACCTACTGCCATTTGAAGGGCATTTTGTCCTGCCACCCCAGCCCCTATAATGACACATTTTGCTCTTTTGGTACCTGGTACCCCACCTATAAGGACTCCTTTTCCACCTTGGTTTTCCTGAAGATAAAATGCTCCCATCTGAGTTGCCATTCTTCCTGCCACTTCAGACATAGGTGCAAGAAGGGGAATAGACTTGTCTTCTAAAACTATAGTTTCATAGGCGATACATGTGGCTCCTGAGGCCATGAGTCCCTCTGTCTGAGGTTTGTCTGCAGCTAGGTGAAGGTAAGTATATAAAAGGTGGTGCGGCTTTAGACAGGCGATCTCCCTAGGCTGGGGTTCCTTTACCTTTATGATCATATCTGCAGCTTCAAATACATCTTCTAAAGAGTCTAGGATCTTTGCTCCTGCCTTAATATAATCTTCATCAGATATCCCAACCCCTATACCTGCTTTGGTTTCAACAAATAACTGATGACCGTCAGCTACAAGCTGAGCCACAGAAGCCGGAATAAGACCTACTCTGTTTTCGTTGTTTTTAATCTCCTTAGGTACACCTATTTTCATTTTAATACCCCCTTCAACATTATTATCCTATTATTTTATGTATACAACTATGTTCTATTAAAATCAACATTATAAATAATAAATATTTTTTTAACTAAAATAGTATTTTTTTAGTAAACAATTTGTCCAAAGTATAGGTACTTTATCTGAATTTATGATAGACAGTATTAAAATTTATTTTTTATTAAGAAGACGCTTTTATTTGTGAGAAGAATGGTAAAATGATATAATCGATCTAGTTGGTATTTGAGATAAATATAAAAATTATTGAATATATCAGAATATTAGAGTCAAAAGATTTCGTCACGAATGAAATTCAATAAAAGATAAGAAATATTAACACGAATAAGAATAAAAGATTTTTACCACAGAGTATCATAGAAGTGTATGTTGCACAGAGATAAAAATAGAGTTTTATAGAGAAGAGCTTTTGAATTTTCAATTTTTTAGGGGTGCCTTTTCTTTGGTTACTTTTGCCATGACCAAAGGGAGGAAATGCCCTTGGGGTACTTTAGGCAAGCAAAGAAAGTAACGGAGCTTTTAAATTAAAATAGATTAAATTTTATAAAAATAATAATGAGGTGATTCTATGCTGGACAAGATAATTGTAAGAGGTGCAAGAGAACACAATCTTAAAAATATAAATGTAGAAATACCAAAAAATAAATTTGTAGTGATAACTGGTGTCAGCGGAAGTGGGAAATCCTCTTTAGCCTTTGATACAATATACTCTGAAGGACAGCGAAGATATGTAGAGAGTCTTTCTGCCTATGCCAGACAGTTTATCGGTCAGATGCAAAAACCAGATATGGACAGTATAGAGGGGCTTTCTCCTGCCATATCCATCGAACAAAAGACAACTAATAAGAATCCGAGATCAATAGTGGGGACAATGACAGAGGTCTATGATTATATGAGGCTTTTATTTGCCCATGTTGGAACGGCTCATTGTCCTATCTGCGGAGAAAAAGTTGAAAAGCAGAGTATAGAGGAGATGGTAGACAGCATCTTATTGAGGTTTGAGGAAAAAACAAAGATAATACTCATGTCACCTCTTGTAAAGGAGAAAAAAGGAACTCATAAGAATCTTTTTATCAACCTGCAGAAAAAGGGATTTGTGAGAGTCAGAGTAGACGGAGAAGTACTGCATCTAGAGGACGAGATAGAATTAGATAAGAATAAAAAGCACACCATAGAGGTGGTGGTAGACAGAGTCGTCCTCAAAAAACAGGACAAGGACTTCATAAGCAGATTCACTCAGTCAGTAGAGGCATCTACGGAACTTTCCGGAGGAAGGGTGGTACTCAGTATAGAGGGGGAAGATTACAGCTATAGTGAAAATTTTGTATGCCCAAACCATGAGGAGGTAAGTATACCAGATATAAATCCGAGACTTTTTTCCTTTAATGCCCCCTATGGAGCCTGTCCTGAATGCAATGGTCTTGGTAAAAAACTAGAGGTAGATGAAAACAGGCTCATTGAAGATGAAAATCTTTCTCTAAATAACGGGGGGATATATATTCCAGGAGCGGCATCTAGAAAAGGTTATAGCTGGGCTGTTTTTCAGTCTATGGCAAGAGCTTTTGATATAGACCTTGATAAACCTGTGAAAGAACTTTCCAAAAGGGAACTGGATATAGTATTTTACGGTGTAGTGGGAAAGAGTTTCAGGGTAGATTATAAGGGCAGAGATTTTCAGTATCACGGAATGAAAGAGTATGAAGGAGCAATAAAAAATCTAGAGAGAAGATATTATGAGACAGCCTCTGATTCTATGAAGGACGAGATAGAAAATAAGTACATGATAGAAAAAATCTGTAAGGTGTGCAACGGAAAAAGACTTAAGCCTGAAGTCTTGGGAGTTACAATAAATGAAAAAAATATTATGGAAATATGTTTTGTAAGTGTAAAGGAAGCCCTAGAGTTTTTTCAGAATCTCAAGCTAAGTCCAAAAGAGGAAATGATAGCCAAGGAGATACTAAAAGAGATCAGAGAGAGGCTGTCATTTATGATAAATGTAGGGTTAGATTATCTCAGCCTTGCAAGGGAAACCAAGACACTTTCAGGGGGAGAATCCCAGAGAATAAGGCTTGCCACACAGATAGGCTCTGGTCTAACAGGTGTGCTCTATGTCTTAGATGAGCCAAGCATCGGACTTCATCAGAGAGACAACAACAAACTTCTCGCCACATTAAACAGGCTAAAAGACCTAGGAAACACCCTTATTGTAGTAGAACATGATGAGGATACAATGTTTCAGGCAGACTATATATTTGATTTAGGGCCCGGGGCAGGAAGGTTCGGGGGAGAGATTGTAGCCAAGGGAACTCCCAAGCAGATCATGAGATCAAAAAAATCTCTCACTGGAAAATATCTAAATAAAAATATAAAAATAGAGACTCCTGAAAAAAGAAGAAAATGGAAGAAAAGCATAAAATTACAGGGGGCTTCGGGAAATAACCTAAAAAATGTAGATGTGGAAATACCATTAGGAGTAATGACTCTGGTAACAGGGGTAAGTGGAAGCGGGAAATCCACCCTTATAAATCAGACTTTGTTTCCTCTGCTGTTTAATATGCTCAATAAAGGGAAGTTATATCCCCTTGAAAACAAGGGAATAAAAGGAGTGGAAAAGTTAGATAAGGTTATAGATATAGATCAGAGTCCTATAGGAAGGACACCGAGATCAAATCCGGCAACTTATACTAAAATTTTTGACGACATAAGAAATCTATTTGCAGAAACAAAAGAATCTAAGATCCGGGGATATAAAAAAGGAAGATTTTCATTTAATGTGAGAGGCGGAAGATGTGAGGCCTGTCAGGGAGCCGGAATAATAAAAATAGAGATGAACTTTCTCCCAGATGTATATGTAGAGTGTGAGGTGTGCAAGGGAAAAAGATACAACAGAGAGACTCTAGAAGTAACTTATAAGGGAAAAAATATCTCTGACGTGCTGGGAATGAGTGTAGGAGAGGCCTATGAGTTTTTTGAAAAGATACCCTCTCTTGAGAGAAAGCTAAGGGTTCTGATGGAAGTGGGCTTAGACTATATCAAACTCGGCCAGCCTGCCACAACCCTTTCTGGGGGAGAAGCCCAGAGAATAAAACTAGCCACAGAGCTCTCAAAAGTTGCTAGAGGTCATACTGTCTATATCTTAGACGAGCCTACAACAGGACTTCATTTTGAAGATATCAGAAAATTACTAGAGGTACTCAATAGGCTGGTGGACAAGGGAAATACGGTAATTGTAATCGAACACAATCTAGACGTGATCAAAACTGCAGATCATATAATCGATATAGGGCCTGAGGGTGGAGATGAAGGTGGAAAGATAATAGCGGTGGGAACACCTGAGCAGCTTATTGAAGTAGAAAAAAGTTATACAGGGCATTATTTGAAAAAAGTGATGGAATAAATTTTATAAATTGAAATTCCTAGTGAAAGTTATCAATATTTTTAGGGGTGGGGTAATTGGAGAAGAGGTTTGGTGCATTTAGTGGGGTTTTTCTCCCGACGTTTTTAACTATAATAGGTGTAATTTTTTACCTGAGATTTGGATGGATAGTTGGTAATGCTGGAATTATGGGGACTATCAGTATAGTTGTATTGGCTCATGTGATAACAATAGCAACGGCACTTTCTATATCTTCTATAACTACCAATATGGACGTCAAGGGGGGAGGAGCTTATTACCTTATCTCTAGAAGTCTGGGCTTAGAGATCGGAGGAAGTATAGGAATTCCTCTATACCTGTCCCAGGTCATATCTGTAGCCCTATACATACTTGGGTTTGTAGAATCGGTAAAGATGATATATCCGGCCATAAATGATAAAATTGTAGCCCTTGCAGTGACAGTAGTAATAGGGATTATATCTGCCGTAGGAGCAGATCTGGCTGTGAAAACTCAGTATGTGGTTTTTTCCGTGATTATTCTATCTCTAGGAACCATAGCTATATCTGGTAACTATGATATGGTACCTTTGTCTTTTGGAAGCTTTTCTTCTAGTGGAAACTATTGGAAGGCCTTTGCTGTGTTTTTTCCTGCAGTAACAGGGATATTGGCAGGGGTGAGTATGTCTGGAGATCTTAAAAACCCAAGGAAAGATATTCCTAAGGGAACCCTTGCGGCTATAGGGGTTACCTTTGTCATCTATCTTATACAGATATTCTGGCTTGGAATGAATATTTCCGAGGAAGACCTTCTGAATAATAAACTGATAATCATATCCAAGACAAGGTTTCCTATTCTTATAATCGGCGGGATATGGGCAGCTACTTTATCTTCTGCATTAGGGAGTATGGTAGCAGCTCCTAGAACTATGATGGCTCTGTCAAAGGACAGTGTATTTCCGAAAATTTTTGGTAAGGGAAGCGGAAAATCCAATGAACCTAGGATAGCTTCTTTGGTGAGTTTTGTCATAGCCATTATATTTATAATAAAGGTGAATTTAGATTTTGTGGCTCCTGTAATAACAATGTTTTTCCTAAATACCTATGGGGCAATAAACACAGTGGCGGCTCTCGAGACTCTGGTTGGTAACCCAAGCTACAGGCCTACCTTTAAGACTCCCTGGGTGGTATCCCTTATAGGGGCTTTAGGCTCATACAGAGTTATGTTTTTGATAAATTCCAATGCTACTATAATCTGCCTGGCCTTTACTCTCTGTATCTATCTATATCTAAGTAAAAAAAATATAAGCCGAACCTGGGGAGACTTGAGAGACGGAGTTTTAGTTTCTATCATAAGAATATGTCTTTTAAAACTCAGGTTTAACCAGAAAAAGGAAAAAAACTGGAAACCTGATGTGCTTGTTTTTTCAGGAGAACCAGAAAGCAGAAGTGATCTGGTTTATCTTGCCCAGCAGTTTTCAAAGGGAAGAGGAATAATAACTTTAGTTCACTATATTTTTGGAAGAATAGAGGATAAAAAAGAGGAAGTAAAAGAGGCAAAAAAAGGTTTGGAAAAATATATAAGAGAAAACAGCTTAAATGCTTTTTCTGAGGTGGTAGTAGGTTCAGATATGACTGCTACAATGGAAAAAACAGTACAGACCAACGGAATAGGCTTGCTAAAACCAAATACTGTACTTATGGGAATTCCAAAATCTTTAGAACGTGTCCCTCCTCTTATTAGGTTTATAAGAAAGATCACTTATTTTGATAAAAATCTTATTCTTTTGGTGGAAAATGACGAGAATTCCTTTGGAAATAAAAAGACCATAGATATATGGTGGAGGGGTCTAGAAAATAATGGAAATCTCATGCTGAACTTAGCACATCTTATGTCACTCAATGATGACTGGAAAAAATGTCGGATAAGGCTTCTCAGTATAGTGAGAACTCCAAATGAATCAGATGAAAGAGAAAGAATATTAAAAAAAATGCTAGATTATCTAAGGATAGATGCTGAGGTAAAGGTGGTAAGTAAAGAGAAGGAAAAGAGTATATCTGAGATGATATATGAAAACTCCTTTGAGACTGACCTGGTATTTATGGGGCTCGCAGTTCCAGATGAACACCGGGAAGAAGAGTATTATGAGAGGCTTATGAACATGACAAAGGGGCTAAAAACTGTGCTGCTTGTGAAGGGTAGATTGGTGTAGTTCTTTGTAAATTAAGGAATTAATTAAAGGCTTCTGTTACTTTCTTTTCTTAATAAAAGAAAGTAACCAAAGAAAATCAAGAATTTTCAAACGTCTAGAAAGTAGATATTTCTTTTATCGCCTTTGTAAGCTACAGTCCTCGGTTCCCTGCTCATCCACAGGATAAGGTGTTTCATAGTCGCTATCGCTCCTTGAACTCCCTTAACTTATTCTGTAGAACGGCTGAGTGCAGGTTCTTTTATGTATAAGCCCTGCGACTTGAAAATTCGATAGAGAAAAAATAACAACAAAGAGTAATAAATGGAATTATGCTATAATTATTTTAGAGGTGAATATAAATATATGGATAATAGAGGAATAGGGGTTTTTGATTCTGGATTCGGGGGCCTTACAGTTGTAAAAGAGATAAAAAAAGTACTTCCTGGGGAAAAAATATATTATTTTGGAGATACGGCGAGACTGCCCTATGGTTCAAAATCAAAGGAAAATATAATTCATTATTCTCTGGAGATAGCCGAATTTCTAAAAACCAAAGATATAAAAGCTTTGGTGGTGGCCTGTAACACAGCATCTGCCTTTGCCTTGGATGAGCTAAAAAAACACTGCTCTTTTCCTGTTATAGGGGTTATAGAAGCAGGAAGCAGAAGGGCTCTGGGAATAACTAAGAATGGTAAAGTAGGGATTATAGGTACAAAGGGGACTGTATCTAGTGGTGTGTATGATAGATCCTTATCTAAAGGAAGAAAAGGTATAGAGGTCTACTCTAAACCATGCCCGTTATTTGTGCCTCTTGTGGAAGAGGGAATGGTACAGGATGAGGTTACAGAGATAATGATAGACAGATATTTAAGAGAATTTAAAAACAAGGTTGACTCTCTTATCATGGGATGCACACACTATCCACTATTGGAAGATGAGATAAAAAGATATTTTGAAAAATATGAGCTGGAAGTGGTAAATCCCGCTGTGGAAACTGCCCTTGAGCTAGAAAAACTGCTGGCAGAAAAAGCTATTCTCTCTAAAAAAAGTAATGGGGAGATAGAGTTTTATGTCAGTGACTCTCCTAATCACTTTAAAGAATTAGGTGAGATGTTTTTGGGAGAAAAGATAGACAGGGTGGAAAAAATAAATATAGAAGATTATTGGAGAGGATAAAATGTTTGAATATCTAAAGGGCGAACTGACATTGAAAAAATTGGAATATGCAGTGGTAGATATAAATGGAATAGGCTATAAGGTGAATATTTCTCTTAAGACCTATGAGAAACTGGTTTTGGGAGAAAAGACAAAGCTGTATATATATAACTATATAAGAGAGGATATGTTTAAACTCATAGGTTTTGCAGAGGAGAAAGAAAGAAATTTATTTGAAATTCTCATAAATGTAAATGGTATAGGGGTTTCTTTAGCCCTTGCCATACTGTCAACCTTTGATGTAGAGGACATGAGGGATATTGTATCTAGGGAAGATGTAAAACTTCTAACCAAGGTTCCAAAACTTGGGATAAAAAAGGCACAAAAACTGATAGTAGATGTGAAGGACAAATTGAAAGGTCTGCAGCTAGAGGAGGGGGCATCTGGAAGTACGGCTTCAAAAGGAATTCAGATAGAGGAAGAGTTGTATATGGCCTTAGAATCTCTGGGTTATAGTAAAAAGGATATAGAGAAGTTAGTTACAAGGGAAGAGATCATGGCTTATGAAGGTATAGAGGCTGCAATAAAAGATGTTCTGAAAAAGATACAGAGCAAACTTTAATGTGGAAATTTAGGATAAAGTCTGAAATTATAAAGGAGTAGTACCTCTATCAAAGGTACCACTCTTTTTTATATGAAAAAAAAGTTTTATAGAGGTTAAACAAGAAACCTTGACTTTTATGATATTTTTATTAATTATCAAGATTCGTTCAAAATTTTTTATTAGTGTTTATTCATGACAAAACTGATTTTGATTTTTAGTAAAAATTTTAGTTTGATTTTCTTGGGAAATTTAATTGCAAAGTGGATAAATTTTAAGAGCTTAAATGTAAAGGAAATTTAGGTTAAAAGAGTAAAATACAGAAAGGGTATACTGGATAAAATTTTTTGAAAAGTAACAAAAGGAGTGGGATGATTATGAAGGTTATAATTTTGGCAGGAGGATGTGGAACAAGGTTGTGGCCTCTTAGCAGAGATCACTATCCAAAACAGTTTATAAAGATAAAAACTGAAGAACCCTCTCTTTTTCAGGAGACCTTTGAAAGAAGTCTTTTGATATCAGAGGTTGACGATATCTATGTGGTTACCAATGAAAAATATAAATTTCTGGTAATGGGGGCTATAGAGGAACTGGGATATGATTATAATGAATCTAATATTTTTGTAGAGCCTGAGGCAAAGAATACCCTTCCAGCTATTTATGCAGGTGTACACGGAGCTTCTAAAGACATTGACAGCACATTTGTAGTGTTTCCGTCTGATCACAGGATATTGAAATCAGATGAATTTACAGATATTATAAAGGCCTCAGAAAACCTGGCAGAAAACCATATAATAACCTTTGGAATCAAGCCTGACGGCCCAAATACCGGATATGGTTATATATCTCCTGCTGAAAAAAGATTGAACGGTTATATTGTAGAAAAATTTCATGAGAAGCCAGATTGTGAAACTGCCTTGTCTTATATTGAAAAGGGGTATTTCTGGAACAGCGGGATATTTATGTTTAATTCAGAGTTTTTTACAAATGAGGTTAAAAGTCACGCCAAAAATATCTACGAGGCATTTGATACCAGTACTGATATCAAAGAGGCTTTTTCAAAGATCCATACCAAGGTTTCAATGGATTACGGGATAATGGAAAAAAGCAGTAGGATAGCTGTCGTTCCTGTGGACATAGGATGGAATGATTTAGGGAGTTTTGATGCCTTTTATGATGTCTACAAGAGAGATGACAATGATAATATTGTAGAGCCTGAAAACATTGTTATTGATTCAAAGAATAACTATATATATTCTGAAACAGGCAAGCTTGTTGCGTCTATCGGAGTGGAAGATTTGATAATAGTCGACAACAGAGATGCTCTGCTAGTATGTAAAAAAGAACAGTCACAGAAAGTAAAACAAGTAGTTGAAACTTTAAATTTCAGAAATGATCTGAGATCGCAGTACCATGTGAAAGAATACAGACCCTGGGGACATTCTAAAGTTTTGGAAGAGGAAAAAAATTCATTTAAAATAAACAGAATAGTTGTAGGGGTTGGGAAAGAACTGAGTTACCAAGTCCATTATCATAGAAGTGAACACTGGGTAGTTGTGAAGGGAATGGCTAAGGTAATTCTAGAGAATAAAGAAAAACTTGTTTCTGCAGGAGAGAGTATATTCATAAAGCCTGGAGAAAAGCATAAACTTGAAAATCCCGGGAAAGTTCCCTTAGAAATTATAGAAGTACAAATGGGAGAATATCTTGAAAATGACGATATAATCAGATTTGAAGATTAAACATAGAAAGTAATTTGCTATAAGAAACTAATCTAAATTGATCTTTTATTTCCGATTAAAGTATTGAATTTATCGGGATTCTTTACTTTTCTCTTGAAAGAAAAGTAACCAAAAGTTCAAGAATTTTCAAATGTCTAGGAAGTAGATATTTCTTTTATCGCCTTTGTAAGCTACAGTCCTCGGTTCCCTGCGGAACTTATTCTGTAGGACGGCTTAGTGCAGGTTCTTTCCTGTATAAGCCCTGCGACTTGAAATTCAAAAGACATAAAAATAATAAAGCCCAAACAAATAGTATGCACACAGTTATTTTTTAATTTTTGACTATTATTAATTCTGATTTTAGCCATAGTATAGGAAGAGGAATAAAAAACCTCTCGCAATAGAAAATGTATATACTTTAGTTTTAACTCTGTGAAACTCTCTCTTTTTCTCTGCGTACTCTGTGGCCAAAAGGTTTTATCTTTATTCGTGTTAATTTTTTTGCCTTTTATCGGTTTTCATTCGTGACAAAATCTTTTGACTTTAATATTCTTGTAAATTCAGTAATTTACGAGAATTTGTTTCAACTAGCAACTTGAGTCAAATTAGATGAAAAGATAAAAGGAAAGGCGAACTGTTATCTAATATAATTTATATCAAGATGATACTCAAAGGGAGTGAGAGCTGTGAGGAAAATATATGTATTAGATACCAATGTATTGATTCATGATCCAAAGGCAATATTTAATTTCGTTGACAACGAAGTAATAGTCCCGATATCTGTTATAGAGGAAATAGACAAACTAAAGAGAGATCCCACTACAGGGGCGCAGGCTAGGATAACCTCTCGGGTTATTGATAAAATAAGAGAAAAAGGCTCTCTTTCCAAGGGAGTAGAGCTAGAAAATGATATATTTTTTAAGGTGGAAATAGGATATGGGACTATCAAACTCCCGGAATTTATGCATAAAGAACTGGTAGACAATAAGATACTGGCCGTCACCTTAGGAATAAAAGAAGAAAATCCAGATAAAAAAGTAGTAATAGTAACCAAAGATATAAACATGAGGATAAAAGGAGACTCTCTAGGTTTAGAGGTAGAGGATTATGAGACAGATAAGGTAAATTATTCTGAGCTCTATGAGGGAAGTTATGAGGTTGATGTATCTGATGAGACGTTTAAAACTTTTGAAAAAACCGGAAGAGTAAAAATAGAGGATGTAGCTTCTAAAGAAAATGAACCAAACTGTTTTTTTAAAATGAAAAATTCTGGGAAAGTGATTTCCGGGAGGTATTCTAAAACAAAAAAACGCATCGAAAGAATGGCTTTCGCCGATGTCAGTGCCTGGGGAGTCCGGGCTAGAAATGATGAACAAGAGTACGCTATGGATCTTCTCATGGACGATAATATAAGGGTGATAACCCTAGTGGGAAGAGCCGGTACAGGTAAGACCCTTCTTGCAGTTGCTACAGGTCTTGAGCAGGTAGTTGAAAGAAAAAAATACAAAAAACTTTTTATAGCTCGTCCTATCATACCTATGGGTAAAGATATAGGGTATTTACCAGGAAGTGAGAAAGAAAAACTAAAGCCATGGATGCAGCCTATATATGATAACATTGATTTTCTTTCTGAAAATAAGGAGGATAAGGCTGGAGAAAAAGTAGTTATGGGTCTAGAATCACTAGGGTTACTGAAAATAGAAGCTCTTACTTATATAAGAGGAAGATCTATACCTGCAGGGTTCATTATAATAGATGAGGCACAGAATCTAACTCCTCTAGAGATAAAAACCATTGTTACAAGGGCAGGTGAAGACACTAAGATAGTCTTTACAGGAGACCCAGACCAGATAGACAGTCCTTATTTGGATGCCAACACAAATGGTCTGACTTATCTTGCTGAAAAATTCAGAATGGTAGATATATCGGGGCATATAACCCTTAAAAAGGGTGAAAGATCAAAGCTGGCAGAACTGGCTGCAAAACTTTTATAAAAATATAGTTAAAATTTCATTAAAAAAAAGGGCCCACTCTTGGATTTTTGGGTCTTTTTTTTATAAAAAATTTATTATTGACAGATGGGGAAACATAATGTAATATATACTGCATAAATCGAAATATAAAAAAAAATATAAAAAGTGAATGGTGTTTCTTTGAAATGAAATAAAGTAACCCTTTATTTTAGCAGCGGAGAGTCCATTAAGCCAGATTACTTTCATTATTATGCACAATAATATGGGAGGAGTCTGTTTTTTTTTATAAAAATTTTAAAAACTATACCTGAGGAGAGTGAGATGTATGAAAAAAATTGTTAAGATTCTGGGTGTTTTGGGAATGATTATGGCTCTGGCTGCATGTGGAGGCAAAAAAGAGGAGGAAGCTTCGGTAATAAAAATCGGATCTATTTTACCTCTGACAGGAGACATTGCAACCTTTGGAGAGTCATCTAAAAACGGACTTTTGATTTTACAGGATGAGGTAAATGAAGCCGGTGGAATCAATGGTAAAAAAATCGAGTTTTTATTTGAAGATGACGAAAACAAACCTGCTAGTTCTGCCAGTGTTGCTCAAAAACTTATAAACAATGACAAAGTGGTAGCTATAATAGGATCTATCGCTAGTAAATGTAGTATCGCAGTTGGACCTATCGCAACACAAAGTAAAATACCTATGATAACACCTACTTCAACAAACCCTAAGGTAACTACACAAGGTGGAGAATATGTATTTAGAGCATGCTTTATAGATCCTTTCCAAGGAAAGATTCTTGCAAAGTTCTCTGCAGAAGATCTAAAAGCTAAAAAAGCTGCTGTACTTTATGACGTTGCAAATGATTACAGTAAAGGTCTTGCAGAATTCTTCCAAAAAGGATTTGAAGAAGCTGGTGGAGAAGTCGTATCAGTAGAAACTTATAATACAGGTGA
This window encodes:
- the murI gene encoding glutamate racemase, with amino-acid sequence MDNRGIGVFDSGFGGLTVVKEIKKVLPGEKIYYFGDTARLPYGSKSKENIIHYSLEIAEFLKTKDIKALVVACNTASAFALDELKKHCSFPVIGVIEAGSRRALGITKNGKVGIIGTKGTVSSGVYDRSLSKGRKGIEVYSKPCPLFVPLVEEGMVQDEVTEIMIDRYLREFKNKVDSLIMGCTHYPLLEDEIKRYFEKYELEVVNPAVETALELEKLLAEKAILSKKSNGEIEFYVSDSPNHFKELGEMFLGEKIDRVEKINIEDYWRG
- the ruvA gene encoding Holliday junction branch migration protein RuvA, encoding MFEYLKGELTLKKLEYAVVDINGIGYKVNISLKTYEKLVLGEKTKLYIYNYIREDMFKLIGFAEEKERNLFEILINVNGIGVSLALAILSTFDVEDMRDIVSREDVKLLTKVPKLGIKKAQKLIVDVKDKLKGLQLEEGASGSTASKGIQIEEELYMALESLGYSKKDIEKLVTREEIMAYEGIEAAIKDVLKKIQSKL
- a CDS encoding mannose-1-phosphate guanylyltransferase/mannose-6-phosphate isomerase translates to MKVIILAGGCGTRLWPLSRDHYPKQFIKIKTEEPSLFQETFERSLLISEVDDIYVVTNEKYKFLVMGAIEELGYDYNESNIFVEPEAKNTLPAIYAGVHGASKDIDSTFVVFPSDHRILKSDEFTDIIKASENLAENHIITFGIKPDGPNTGYGYISPAEKRLNGYIVEKFHEKPDCETALSYIEKGYFWNSGIFMFNSEFFTNEVKSHAKNIYEAFDTSTDIKEAFSKIHTKVSMDYGIMEKSSRIAVVPVDIGWNDLGSFDAFYDVYKRDDNDNIVEPENIVIDSKNNYIYSETGKLVASIGVEDLIIVDNRDALLVCKKEQSQKVKQVVETLNFRNDLRSQYHVKEYRPWGHSKVLEEEKNSFKINRIVVGVGKELSYQVHYHRSEHWVVVKGMAKVILENKEKLVSAGESIFIKPGEKHKLENPGKVPLEIIEVQMGEYLENDDIIRFED
- a CDS encoding PhoH family protein, with the translated sequence MRKIYVLDTNVLIHDPKAIFNFVDNEVIVPISVIEEIDKLKRDPTTGAQARITSRVIDKIREKGSLSKGVELENDIFFKVEIGYGTIKLPEFMHKELVDNKILAVTLGIKEENPDKKVVIVTKDINMRIKGDSLGLEVEDYETDKVNYSELYEGSYEVDVSDETFKTFEKTGRVKIEDVASKENEPNCFFKMKNSGKVISGRYSKTKKRIERMAFADVSAWGVRARNDEQEYAMDLLMDDNIRVITLVGRAGTGKTLLAVATGLEQVVERKKYKKLFIARPIIPMGKDIGYLPGSEKEKLKPWMQPIYDNIDFLSENKEDKAGEKVVMGLESLGLLKIEALTYIRGRSIPAGFIIIDEAQNLTPLEIKTIVTRAGEDTKIVFTGDPDQIDSPYLDANTNGLTYLAEKFRMVDISGHITLKKGERSKLAELAAKLL
- a CDS encoding ABC transporter substrate-binding protein codes for the protein MKKIVKILGVLGMIMALAACGGKKEEEASVIKIGSILPLTGDIATFGESSKNGLLILQDEVNEAGGINGKKIEFLFEDDENKPASSASVAQKLINNDKVVAIIGSIASKCSIAVGPIATQSKIPMITPTSTNPKVTTQGGEYVFRACFIDPFQGKILAKFSAEDLKAKKAAVLYDVANDYSKGLAEFFQKGFEEAGGEVVSVETYNTGDSDFNAQLTKINALKPEVLLLPDYYNTVGLIAKQARSTGIDAIFLGGDGWDSPDLFTVGGDAVDGGYFTNHYSPEDTSPEVVAFKEAYEARFESVPSAFSALSYDAGKILVAAIEKAGSTDGEKIKEALKATDITAVSGKVKYDADRNPIKGAVILKTEAGKQKFFKKINID